GGCACGGTTTGACTTCGGGATGGAAGAATTTACATTTGTCCACCATGCAATTGGCACCATCCCGACAAGCAGGGACGCTGGGGTGCTTGAACGAGCAGAGAGTATTCGTGCAGCCAACTCCATACCGGCAGTCGGGTGCCTCCGGGTGGGCGAATGTACATCCCAGCTTCCTACAGCCGGCTCCGTTGCGGCATAGTCGCGATTTCGGATGGCGAAATCGACAGTTGGAATTGGTGCAACCAGCCCCATACCGACAGGGCTCCGCATCAGGATGGCTATACTTACACTCTATGACACGACATCCGGCACCATTCCGGCAAGTGTCAGGTTTCGCGTTCGCCTTCATTGTCTCCGCCGTAGTCTCtctggcttcttccttggcCATTTTGGGATTCGTCTCCGCCATGCGGTGGAGCTGGACTTCACGCGTCATCCGCAGCGTACCCCGTAGAAGATTCGTCGCATTCTGTAGCCGGTTGACTGTATCTGTAAACTTCTCCCCGTCGGTTGTCTTCCACTTTGCGCGCTCGAACGCCGACATCTCGCTCCGATACTTACGCCGGATTATCAGGAGCACGTTTAAAGCCCCCGCACACGGCGTCAGATGACTTTCCAGGTTGGTCAGCGTTTCACTGTTCACGGGCTTGCGCATGACAGATTTATACACTTCCAGCTCCGACACCAGTGCGTCTAGGGCGGGAAGTGCGGTGCTGAATTTGCGCTGGCCGGTGTTGCATTCTGCTCGTGCGTTTCGGGCGAGTTCGAGTAGGCTTTCGGCGGTTGACATGGTGTTTTCAGTTAGTAAGCTTGTTTAACCTGCTGATAGTgtagatatttatattagAATCGTGAAAGAATAGACAAAAGGATATGATGTAGGCCACAGAGAACTGGGATGAAGGCTAGATGAAGTACCTGCCACAAGTATCACACAGCGCTGTCTTATTACCGGTCAGAAAGGTAAGTATGGAGCGATTCAAAACTTCTCAGTACATTCTTGCTGGCCTATAAATATTATACGAATTTAGCTTCCCATGATTCCTAGGTCACATGTACAGAGTAACAGCCTCAAGCCTTATCCGGCCTGGTTGGCTCTAGCTAGCGCTCTTAAAGAATTAACAGTTCGCCACGTAGAGTGAACTTGTAACTGGTAATGTGCAAAGCCAATCAGGGTAAAGTACCCCCGCTCTAGAGATGTTCATGGCACAATAGCAATTTCCTCTTGAATGCGTTCGCGCACAGGGCATCGCGGAAAAGGATTCCAGTGTCAATACGAATCCTTCGCGGCACAGGTTAGTCAATGGGAAACTACAAGGCTGTCAACAACAAGTCCTGATAGGTTGGCTAATCACGAGGCTTGACGAGTCTTTTCAATTTGTATTATCATTACGGACAGGACGACTAGATAATCGAATTGTGTGGAGCGGAGGATTGTATATCCCATGAAGCTACTGGTGGTGTCGTGACCTCCTGGCGTCCGCATCTCTGGTGCACCCATAGCTCTTTGGGCTACTCTCTCAGCTATCAACCTTAACCTAACGAACAAAATTAGCATCTTAACCTAGATCGTTGCTGTAATATCGCTACCCAGTACTTCGATATATATGAAGTAGAATCATAAGCTTTTATGGCAAGACATACTTATCTCGACCAGAGTAGTATCCTCTACATTGATCGGGCTCTAAACGAGAAGTACGAGAGGAATCAATCCATATCTCGGTCCACTAGCACTTTCCTGTGCTATATAACTTCTGCCTGTAAGAGTCTGGTACATACAACCGTAGGCTGTGGAAAACAGGACTTTGTATCCGCTCACCCTTAAGCCACATATTACGCGTGGTTAGTAAGTAATTGCCCTTTGGCCCAAGCCAGAAAATTAAGATGCAGGAAAATAGATATAATgaatttttatatattttaaatcATTTTAAGAGGGCAGTGGCAGAAATATGGTGTGTAGACAGCCTGGGCGGTCCATAGAATAAATTATCCTATAGTATCGATAGTAATAGGAAAATATTTAGAATACTGGGTGCTATCAATGCTCCAgctataaaagaaaagcgaaatAGGGGGTTACTAACGGGGTACTGTAAGCTAATCTTACTACTAGGATATATTAGTACTAAGATGGTAGGAGCTAATATAGTTAGAGGCTGTCTTGGAGTGAATCTAAGTATGCAAATCTTGACACAGAAGATTCTAACTCAACGCCATGGCAACTAAAGCTCTTTCCAGAACAGTATGTTTTCCAAAAGATAAAGTCCTCTTGGAAGTTAATATAGATCAATTTCACTTGTTTTATCGTATGGTTCTAATCTCTATAAATACCACGACTATAAGATAGTTCACCAAAGTTATAAATATAATACTGTTTTTAACTTCTGTATATAGCATTTGCGTTTCAGTATAGAGTAGAGGGGATTTAGAATGAAAGCCCTAGGAGATAAGCCCTGACTGAAATATCACCCCTGTGAGCAAACCTATAGTGTTGCGGAGCAGAAGCTATATCACAGCTTTGTAACCTTTGACCCTATTCACGGATAGTCTTTtatctcttcgtcgtcgatATCTTCGGTTGTGACTCGGGTAGCTCATGATGCTCCTAAGAAGTGGAACTCTTATGTATTGCATCCCTGCTAATATTTCTTGTCGGTATAGCGAGGTACGTGGACTTCTTGGCAGGCTCTAAGTCCGTGAAGCTCATCTAAGCTAAAATTCCAAAAGCGGCTGTGTCACCACCGATTCAGTACTGACCATCCAAAATGACCATGTCCATGAACGGAAGAAAATTTGTGCAAAATTTTACCTATAACCTTGAGCGTGACTTCGCTTCTCCCGCTGGAGAACCTGCCGCCTGGGCTCCAGGCCATCCGAAGCGATGGGGACAAGAGAGAGCAAAGATTGGGCTGGGTGGAATAGCATCCACACCCACTCTGAGTCCCGATGATAAACTTGTGGCAGTGGGGGTCAATGAAAAAATACTCGTCTTCGATGTTGCTACGCAGGCGTCTCTCGAAGTATTGACCGATGAAAAGCGGGTTGAGAGTGTCCAGTTTGCACCAGGTGTGGTCGACAGCCGCGATGGCAAACATGCCCGGTATTTGCTGGCGTCACAAGGCGGCAGTGATGAGAACCCACAGGTGATCATATGGGAGCTGGACGAGAAGGGGAAACTCGTCACCACGACAGAGCCCCGACTCGTCTTCGAGGGCGAGCTCGGCTCTTTCAGTCCGGACGGCAAGACGCTGGTCTTTTTCAGCCAGAACGAGACAACTCAAGAGGAAAGCCGCGAAGCTGCAGCTCTTCCCTGTATCAATCTGTGGAATATCGAAACCCAATCCTTTCGACACCACCTGCTGGGCCACACGGACCGGATCATGTGGGCTGCCATGAGCCCCGATAACAAGCTGGTCGCATCCGTCGCATGGGATGGCATAGCCCGGGTCTGGGATGCCTGGTCCGGGTCCTGTCTTCACGTCTTGGGGCCGATGGGCGGCCAGCTCTGGAGCGGAGCCTTCTCTCCGGATCAAGAATTTCTCGCCTTCAGCCAGGGAGATCCCCGGACCTATATCCACGTCTACGATATCGCTACGGGGAAGCAGGTATCTCGCTTTGATAAATTGCACATGGCGACCCGTTCTCTGTCCTGGAGGCACGACGGGACCATGCTCGCCTGCGGGGCTGATGACGGGACACTTTGTATCTGGGATCCATACACTGGAGAGGAGCGGATGCGATGGTGTCTCGCATTCGATGACTTCCTTATGTGTCGCTTTGCTAACACTCGAGCTGTGCAGTTTGTGGATGGTGGCAAGAAGTTGGTGTTTCAGATCCGAGAGGGAACCGTGGAAGTGTATGATTTTGAGAGAAATCTCAAGCAGCAGTTTACAAGAGGAGTGGACGACAAGATAGACAGATGTCCTGTCTCGGAGATGGTCTGCTCAAGGGATTCCAAATTTGTTGTGGTCCCGGATATGGATGGATCCTTGAGAGTTTGGGATCTCTAGAATAGTTTCTGTCAGGGCTGTTGTTGCGTCATTAGTATAGGCCTTGGAATTGGCGATGCCACGGTTCCACCCCTGGTCAACATATGCTGCGGTTTCTGCACATGGACGATACATACGCCTTGGCATTCTAGAGCGCTGTACTCGTATAATCGAACACCTCCTCTCCCAGTCGAATATTATTGAATAAGATTCAAGTAACAAAGTCTACTCCTTGACATGTGGATTCCCGATGGCTAATTCAACGCTTATTCAACGGACATGTGCCGAGTATATGATTCAGATGGTAGGTCGTAACATACTCCTACCTTAAACCTTagcatccaccatccacGTAACTTAATATTTAATTTGTAGGAGGACACCAAGGTTTGAGTGGAGGACAGGTTTGGCATTTAGGATATTTGGGTGAAAATTAGAGAAGATAAAGCGGCAGCGGTGCTATTCCTGTTCTACCATTTCCCGTTTTTATACCTACTTCGattgattggattggattggattaAGTTCCCGTGCCGCTTTTCTGAAACCATCCCGATTTGTGTATTGCAAGATCTGCATAAGGTGGCTCCGCGGTTTTGCATCGTTACATCCGGGGGAACCTCGGTGGCtattgaaggaaaagatcaccTTCCCTATGAAGTAGTGAACCGTCCTGAATAGCTGGCTAAGCATATTTAATTAACTAAGCGAAGGGGCAACGGGTAATGAGGCATACTTTACCTTTAGACCAGCCCATTTCCCAACAGTCTGTCTCGTATCTCTGGTGTGTTCAAGGTGCTGAACACCAGAGCTTTAGTCCCCGGGCCTTTCACTCAAAATCATAATCTAATATTTATAGACAGAAAGATTACCTTGTCTACGTATGCTTTTGACCACTCGGTACAACTCGGTACTACATAAATGTATCTATGTGCTACGCATTCAACCACAACTCGGCTATCGTAGCTTGTGAAGTGGACCGTAAAATACCATTAGCCTAAGAATTAAGAACAACGGCTATTTGTCTCGGCTAATAAGTGATGCGTATTAATTTATTCGTGCTAAATACGGAGTGCTGTGCTAATCTATCCCCTGCAATAGCGCCGCGTAGCCCTACTGCCCCACATTTGCTGTATAGCCTAAAAACGACTGTATTTCAATGACTAACTAAGCTtatgttgatgaagaaagtaAACTTCCTGTAAAAGAGTGAAACTCAAACAATATTGGGATAGAGTGACTGGGCCCTGTCACGCGGGCTGGCTCATGACACTTCAAACCACCGCCTCCTAGTTCAACACTCGCAGCTCATCCTCTGCTCCCTTAGTATCCTACTTCTGGAGAGTGAAGTCAAGATTTCCAGAACCTTTGAATCCTTCCGCGGTGACCATCTGAAAAACAGGGTTGCCAGGCTTGAGCCCCAGCTCCTGCCAGCGCTTGAAGTGAGCAGCAACGTCGACAGTACCGGTATGGCGAGCTTCACGGCGAACAGACCATAACTGGTTAAAGTTCGTAACTCCATAGATCTCAGGGACATTCCTGTAGGGGAGCATGTAGACATCATAGATGccgccatcgtcttcaacctGGCCGAGAATATGGCCATTACCCGGCGTGCCCGTTCCATGAGCTTCGACAACGTACCACTCGGTGACGGGATCCGTGGTCCAGCCATAGACCGCCAGAGTGAAATCGCCTTCAGCCTGAAACTGGCCGTCCCAAGACAGGGAGCTAGAAATTTAACTTGTGTTAGTTTTGGATTGGCAAGGCTTAGTCTTGATCGACTGAAAGCTTACCGAGGACTTCCACCCTTGAAGCCCTTTCCGCCCAGAAACTCGCTGTTCGTGTTCCAGCTGAGCTTGAACTGTCCGCTGTTTTCGGACTCAGAGTATTCGGCACCTGCGCCATTCGCGTTGTATAGGGAGTAGTAAAACCCTGCGGCGTCTACGCCGTCCTTGCTTGTTTTGAACGTCGCATCGCGCCTTTCAAGGGTTGCTTCTCCTGTTGCATTGGCGATAAGAGCTCCCATGTGTTCGAGAAATTCAGGAGACCTAGCGACAGCTTGGGCTGTGGTGCTATCCGTGGGAGTTGCGAGCGCTCCCAGGACAGGAAGGCAGAACAGCAATTGACTGGCTGACACCATGTTGGTAAATAGGCTTCTCAAAGTGATTCTTTAGAATTGGGAACGTTTGTTATGGAATGGAGGTTAAGGATTCTTGAGAGTACGGATTGTCTGCTTTAAATATCTTCTCGTTCTCAAGCTGCTGCGAAATGAAACACGGAAGGAGGGTTCATCAAGCTCGTGTCACTCAGAAATTAGTTATGTAACCTAGAATCTTTCTCCTGAAAGATATTAGATTGCACGACAGCTCAGTGGCTACAATCAGATGTGGGATCATTCTATCTGGTGGTCAGATGTTCATTGTAGACTTCGTAAAGCTTCCCATCACTTGCAGATCCTCCCTGAACATAGACATATCGTTTAGGCTTGCCTATTATGACAAGGAACAAGTGCATATCCCGCGGTTTAGGTACAACCTATCTCCACTATTTGCTGGTGAGACAGAGATCTGCGGCTCTAGGATCATATCAACAACCGCCACTCCCACCTAGTCGGCTAACCTGGAAGCCTTGGGAGAAATGTACACATCCTCCATATTGGAGAATGAAGTTACATGGACTTCATTTTGCTCTAATTTGCTGTTTCGTTTCGGGATATTTTTATGGAAACTCTGTATCGGTTAATATGGGGTCCCAAAGAGTGGAGACAGTCCGCTGACCGAAATTATGTCTTACCTCATTCCTTATTAAAGCCTTCAATGTGCATTGATACTCCCCTAATCAAATAGATTAATGAGCCCTTCGCGTGAAACGCGTACGTTTGACATACCAACTTCAAGTTCTCCTTTAATGCACAGGCAATAAATTCACTCTAGTACAATATGACTTGTAGAACCCATTCACTATATCTGAGGTAGAGTTGTGCCGATTTAATTTGAGGTCTACATTAGTCTGACTCTTGCATCTAACTAGTAACCCTTACTTAAAGCCATAATGGCATCTAACCTGCAAAGGTACGTTTTTATACATGAAGGGTTTAGATATAAGCTCACGACACTCAAGATCTAAAACTCTCATGTATATCTAGCAATAACCTTTAtaatgggagaagaaggggaaacgCAAACAATTGAGAATGGGGGCTTCATCAATTATTGTGGTCTTCCAGATACTTATTTCCAAAATTTTGAGCACAAAAGCGTCTACATCAAGGTGTCAAGGACAGAAGTTAGTGGACTTCTTCACTCGTTGTTCAGATATATATTACTGCTGCCTAGGGCTATCACCCAATTCGGTACCACCAAGGCACATGGGTGACTAtcttgctttctcttttagcCCTTAATGCGTTATAGACTCATTATACAGATGTGATATCTGTGAGGACTGATATGATATCCCACCAGCATATATCTAAACATATAAATGAGAAACTTTTGTTGATTTTGTATTTTCTCCTGTTTGATTCTATCTGCAAGTACGAATTGCGTGATGGTCTCAATGGCTTACCGTACTCCGGCTCGGGACAATTTCCGCCTTGCCCAAaagcatcttcttcacatcAACTTGCGATCAACTCAATGTAAACCTTAGGAGAATTCAATTTAAATATGTTTCGTTGCTCGCAGTGTGACAAGTCATACCAGAGAAAAGCGCATCTGCTGCGCCACGAGTTGACACGTAAGTTTAGGAAAATATTCATTCTCCGGTGTCGCCAATTGACCGTCTACTAGATTCCGGCCAGGCCGCTTCCGTGTGCCCCTTTTGCAAGAAGTCTTTCTTGAAACCGTAAAGCAACCATTTCTACGGTTTTACTAGCTGATCTAACTCTTTGTCCCTTCAGGGAGGTTGCTCGACGACATAGTAAAGCATGTGCGATCAAATACAACCAACAGCCCGCCCCGGCAGCCAAACCCGGGCGGAAAAGGCAGTCCTGCGATCAATGCTTCGCCACGAAAAGAGCGTGTGACAAAGGTTCACCATGCTCTCGCTGCCAATCACTCGGCCAGCAATGCACATTCGAGTCTCAGCAAGAATCTTCAATTGGAAGTCCTTGCCCGACTGATGTCTCACTATCGCCATCAGTGCAATCGCCCACTCCATCAAAGGAGGAATCGCAGTTTTCGTTCCTTCGGCATTTCACTGACCCCTGTGTGGAGAGAGACAGACTCGCAATCGGAACAACAGCAGAATGTTCTGTGCGGAGAAATCTGGAAAGCCTCTATTCCCATCTCGAGGATGCATTGGTACCGCCCGATCCTATGGCGGCTAATTTCGGTGATATCCCTGGTGCCGAAATGTTCTTCCGTCCTCCATTGATCACGGATGAATATTTCCCTACTGATCTTCTAAGCTACGGTCCTACAAAATTATCAGAGCAGCTACACGAACTAATGATGGAACTAATTGAGACCTCTAAATCAATGAGACCTGACGACACTGAGGATCCCCAGCTGCAACTCGATATTGCACAGCTGGCTCCACTATTCACAGTATCTAACGTTGCGATCTTTATCTCAGTgtttttccattctctttATTGGCACCTACCAGTGGTGCATTTTCCCACATTCGACCCGGGCAATGTTTCTAACCCACTGTTGCTCTCAATCTTCTTAACTGGTGCAACATATAGTAGCTCATTGGATGAAGCGGCACTATTACCCAGGGTTCTTGACGTGGCCGAAGAGCATGTATTCCGAAAGATCACAACCCTATCAACACAGGTTGCCCCACCCACTCACGACCTCACACGCCAAATACCTACGATTCAGCTCCTCCAAGCTGCGCTAATCATCGAAATGCTCCAA
This window of the Aspergillus oryzae RIB40 DNA, chromosome 8 genome carries:
- a CDS encoding glycoside hydrolase family 11 protein (predicted protein), which gives rise to MVSASQLLFCLPVLGALATPTDSTTAQAVARSPEFLEHMGALIANATGEATLERRDATFKTSKDGVDAAGFYYSLYNANGAGAEYSESENSGQFKLSWNTNSEFLGGKGFKGGSPRSLSWDGQFQAEGDFTLAVYGWTTDPVTEWYVVEAHGTGTPGNGHILGQVEDDGGIYDVYMLPYRNVPEIYGVTNFNQLWSVRREARHTGTVDVAAHFKRWQELGLKPGNPVFQMVTAEGFKGSGNLDFTLQK
- a CDS encoding uncharacterized protein (predicted protein): MFRCSQCDKSYQRKAHLLRHELTHSGQAASVCPFCKKSFLKPEVARRHSKACAIKYNQQPAPAAKPGRKRQSCDQCFATKRACDKGSPCSRCQSLGQQCTFESQQESSIGSPCPTDVSLSPSVQSPTPSKEESQFSFLRHFTDPCVERDRLAIGTTAECSVRRNLESLYSHLEDALVPPDPMAANFGDIPGAEMFFRPPLITDEYFPTDLLSYGPTKLSEQLHELMMELIETSKSMRPDDTEDPQLQLDIAQLAPLFTVSNVAIFISVFFHSLYWHLPVVHFPTFDPGNVSNPLLLSIFLTGATYSSSLDEAALLPRVLDVAEEHVFRKITTLSTQVAPPTHDLTRQIPTIQLLQAALIIEMLQFGQERVETRRRIRIIRHPSLVSLMRCLGIFQLKRSAPPTVCTGDDSTWRALVTEEVCIRLASWVFLADGFLTVCFKNRPTISIFEMECPFPWRTELWEAENASAFSRIAATDEAKLPMPSVREAIRLLLDNSEPGPLPSSLPLSAEHLLIMIYALNSLAFLARTDFFGSVPLKKIKSAANKWKQIWNSVYQDSNNDQMLLLGYPKHAEELWLLLTTMLDIATENSTKLPYLDNAATDDLGKLNEFIQWCCRDT
- a CDS encoding uncharacterized protein (predicted protein); this encodes MSAFERAKWKTTDGEKFTDTVNRLQNATNLLRGTLRMTREVQLHRMAETNPKMAKEEARETTAETMKANAKPDTCRNGAGCRVIECKYSHPDAEPCRYGAGCTNSNCRFRHPKSRLCRNGAGCRKLGCTFAHPEAPDCRYGVGCTNTLCSFKHPSVPACRDGANCMVDKCKFFHPEVKPCRFGTRCTNKNCTFRHPPPPYTKEPTASAKSMDDKESKEPKSSEKEVRRKLKESPK
- a CDS encoding WD40 repeat domain-containing protein (WD40 repeat); protein product: MTMSMNGRKFVQNFTYNLERDFASPAGEPAAWAPGHPKRWGQERAKIGLGGIASTPTLSPDDKLVAVGVNEKILVFDVATQASLEVLTDEKRVESVQFAPGVVDSRDGKHARYLLASQGGSDENPQVIIWELDEKGKLVTTTEPRLVFEGELGSFSPDGKTLVFFSQNETTQEESREAAALPCINLWNIETQSFRHHLLGHTDRIMWAAMSPDNKLVASVAWDGIARVWDAWSGSCLHVLGPMGGQLWSGAFSPDQEFLAFSQGDPRTYIHVYDIATGKQVSRFDKLHMATRSLSWRHDGTMLACGADDGTLCIWDPYTGEERMRWCLAFDDFLMCRFANTRAVQFVDGGKKLVFQIREGTVEVYDFERNLKQQFTRGVDDKIDRCPVSEMVCSRDSKFVVVPDMDGSLRVWDL